In uncultured Cohaesibacter sp., a genomic segment contains:
- a CDS encoding beta-3-deoxy-D-manno-oct-2-ulosonic acid transferase, translated as MADQSRDWMQRPAIIYGVGFWNRKSIRGMLAHLPGKLRFCRSFERALLKARQANASLFAWTTRLSDDQRAACEKAGVPIVNVEDGFIRSVGLGAAFVPAASLIMDASGIYYDPSRPSDLEIMLEHDDVSAGERARGEAFRKTLVELGISKYNLGQRHDQAPRSTERQVILIPGQVSDDASILKSRSDSLDLQSGENPNLLLLKWVREHNPDAFIIFKPHPDVTSGLRKGGLSDEEMLTFADKIERQVDIIALIRQCDILHTISSLSGFEALLRGKQVVVHGLPFYAGWGIGLDLTASPRRNRKRTLDELVFLAMIKYPQYVNPESFAACEAEETACALSGLRNHKVESLKDIIMLHLARLAFRLGF; from the coding sequence ATGGCAGATCAATCCAGAGACTGGATGCAACGACCGGCCATCATCTATGGCGTCGGCTTCTGGAACCGCAAATCCATTCGGGGCATGCTTGCCCATTTGCCCGGCAAACTGCGATTCTGTCGCTCCTTTGAGCGTGCCCTTCTGAAAGCCCGGCAGGCAAATGCCAGCCTGTTCGCATGGACCACCCGCCTCTCGGATGATCAACGCGCCGCTTGCGAGAAAGCCGGCGTTCCGATTGTGAATGTCGAGGATGGCTTCATTCGCTCCGTCGGCCTTGGCGCAGCCTTTGTGCCCGCCGCCTCGCTGATCATGGATGCAAGCGGCATCTATTATGACCCCTCACGCCCCAGCGATCTGGAAATCATGCTCGAACATGACGATGTCAGCGCCGGGGAAAGAGCGCGAGGCGAGGCCTTCCGCAAGACACTCGTGGAACTTGGCATATCAAAATACAATCTGGGACAAAGACATGACCAGGCGCCGCGCTCAACAGAGCGTCAAGTGATCCTGATCCCCGGGCAGGTCAGCGACGACGCATCCATTCTCAAGAGCCGCAGCGACAGCCTTGATCTTCAATCGGGAGAAAATCCCAATCTGTTGCTGCTCAAATGGGTCAGGGAACACAATCCCGATGCCTTTATCATTTTCAAGCCACATCCCGATGTCACCAGCGGCCTGCGCAAGGGCGGCCTCTCGGATGAGGAAATGCTGACCTTTGCGGACAAGATTGAGCGGCAAGTGGATATCATCGCACTGATTCGACAATGCGACATCCTGCACACCATCAGTTCACTCTCCGGCTTTGAAGCATTGCTACGCGGCAAGCAGGTGGTGGTGCATGGATTGCCATTCTATGCTGGCTGGGGCATTGGCCTTGACCTGACCGCCAGCCCACGCCGAAACAGAAAGCGCACGCTTGATGAGCTCGTGTTTCTGGCGATGATAAAATACCCTCAATATGTAAATCCGGAAAGCTTTGCAGCATGTGAGGCAGAAGAGACGGCCTGCGCTCTATCAGGGTTAAGAAATCATAAAGTAGAATCCCTTAAGGATATCATCATGCTGCATTTGGCAAGACTTGCTTTTAGGCTAGGCTTCTGA
- a CDS encoding SDR family NAD(P)-dependent oxidoreductase: MMPRSIMITGASRGLGASLARAYAGEGVRLILTARRIEALTETCRQCEAAGAQVLPLALDLGMDESIDDILAHLVGSDLPDLLIANAGVFSGRRANGQLEASSEQARQLRINLTGTIGLLDTIAQRMKERRSGHLALISSLAAIQPQPDSPAYAASKAGLALWGRSIGEDLSLHGVAVSIIYPGHIESDQTAIHVGQLPGLLPADKAAAIIHKGIGKRRERIIFPRHLYWLILVSNLLPGRLRRWVNRPFRYHVSHEETPR; encoded by the coding sequence ATGATGCCTCGCTCCATCATGATCACGGGCGCCAGTCGCGGGCTGGGAGCTTCTCTGGCAAGAGCCTATGCCGGAGAAGGCGTCCGTCTGATCCTGACCGCCCGCCGGATCGAGGCACTCACAGAGACCTGCCGCCAATGCGAAGCGGCCGGAGCGCAAGTGTTGCCTCTGGCGCTGGATCTGGGCATGGATGAAAGCATTGACGACATTCTGGCTCATCTTGTCGGAAGTGACCTGCCGGATCTTCTGATCGCCAATGCAGGCGTCTTTTCAGGCAGGAGGGCAAATGGCCAGCTTGAAGCGAGCAGTGAGCAGGCCCGCCAGCTCAGGATAAACCTCACCGGCACAATCGGCCTTCTCGATACGATCGCCCAGCGCATGAAGGAGCGCCGTTCCGGACATCTCGCTCTCATCAGCTCCCTTGCTGCCATTCAACCGCAACCTGACAGCCCTGCCTATGCCGCCAGCAAAGCGGGGCTGGCGCTCTGGGGACGCTCCATTGGCGAGGATCTTTCCCTGCATGGGGTCGCTGTCAGCATCATTTATCCCGGCCATATTGAGAGCGACCAGACGGCCATTCATGTGGGCCAGTTACCCGGGCTTTTGCCTGCTGACAAGGCGGCCGCGATCATTCACAAGGGCATAGGCAAAAGACGGGAACGCATCATCTTCCCGCGCCATCTCTATTGGCTCATTCTCGTCAGCAATCTGCTCCCCGGCAGACTGAGACGATGGGTAAACCGCCCCTTCAGATATCACGTCTCCCATGAGGAGACACCCCGCTAG
- a CDS encoding FAD-dependent oxidoreductase, whose amino-acid sequence MRSETLKKLHDDTPFDVLVIGGGATGCGIALDAATRGLRTALVERFDFCEGTSSRCTKLVHGGVRYLEAAVKRLDKEQYNLVREALHERGAFLRNAPHLSNRLPLITPVYSWWQVPYIYIGLKMYDLLSGKMNIGHSKIISAKEAKRRFPMLHAKGLKACVQYYDGQFVDVRMAISIAMTAERAGAVMANHVEVISLLHDEAKNVVGAHVRDSYSGEEWDVRAKKVINATGPFADGIRKMDDEAAKPILKVSSGIHMILDANFVPPDGGLLIPQTDDGRVLFILPWQGQALVGTTDNECKVESHPEVSPEDIRYLLSYVRRYFDIDVSEKDVKSAWSGIRPLVFNPHAKDTSQLARDHVIIEDKSGLVTISGGKWTTYRLMAEQAVDRIVKSGVFGKVGSSRTHDMKVIGGEAFTPGNAAIIADKYGLDEDIARHLNEAYGDQSDHVARIAAEQDLKQRLHPDYGFIEAEIAYAIEREAATSASDFICGRTTIALIDKKAAAHAAPRVVALMAERLGWDETRTATERQTVMKRLEVAF is encoded by the coding sequence ATGAGATCCGAAACTCTGAAAAAATTGCACGACGACACTCCATTTGACGTGCTGGTGATTGGTGGCGGGGCGACTGGCTGCGGCATCGCTCTGGATGCTGCAACCCGTGGCCTCAGAACGGCACTGGTCGAACGTTTCGATTTTTGCGAAGGAACATCCAGCCGCTGTACCAAACTGGTTCATGGTGGTGTGCGCTATCTGGAGGCTGCGGTCAAAAGGCTCGACAAGGAGCAATATAATCTGGTCCGCGAGGCGCTGCATGAAAGGGGAGCTTTTCTGCGCAATGCGCCGCACCTTTCAAACCGGCTGCCATTGATCACCCCGGTCTATTCCTGGTGGCAGGTACCCTATATCTATATCGGTCTGAAAATGTATGACCTGCTATCGGGAAAGATGAATATCGGCCATAGCAAGATCATCAGCGCCAAGGAGGCCAAACGCCGCTTCCCGATGTTGCATGCCAAGGGCCTGAAGGCCTGCGTGCAATATTATGATGGCCAGTTTGTCGATGTGCGCATGGCCATTTCCATCGCGATGACAGCCGAACGTGCAGGCGCGGTGATGGCAAACCATGTGGAAGTGATCTCTCTTCTGCATGATGAAGCAAAGAATGTGGTCGGAGCCCATGTTCGTGACAGCTATAGCGGCGAGGAATGGGACGTCAGGGCCAAGAAGGTCATCAACGCAACCGGCCCGTTCGCTGACGGCATTCGCAAGATGGATGATGAAGCCGCCAAGCCGATCCTGAAAGTCAGCTCCGGCATTCACATGATCCTCGATGCGAATTTCGTGCCCCCCGATGGTGGTCTGCTCATTCCCCAGACAGATGATGGCCGCGTATTGTTCATCCTGCCATGGCAGGGGCAGGCTCTGGTCGGCACCACAGACAATGAATGCAAGGTTGAATCCCATCCGGAAGTATCTCCGGAGGATATCCGCTATCTGCTCAGCTATGTGCGCCGCTATTTCGATATCGATGTGTCCGAGAAGGACGTCAAGTCGGCCTGGAGCGGTATCCGACCGCTGGTCTTCAATCCCCATGCCAAGGACACCTCGCAGCTGGCCCGTGACCATGTCATCATTGAAGACAAGTCCGGTCTGGTAACCATCTCGGGCGGTAAATGGACAACCTATCGCCTGATGGCCGAGCAGGCCGTGGATCGCATTGTCAAGAGCGGTGTGTTCGGCAAGGTCGGCTCCAGCCGCACCCATGACATGAAGGTCATTGGCGGGGAAGCCTTCACCCCGGGCAATGCCGCGATCATCGCCGACAAATATGGCCTTGATGAAGATATCGCGCGCCATTTGAACGAAGCCTATGGCGACCAGTCCGATCATGTTGCACGCATCGCGGCGGAACAGGACCTCAAGCAGCGCCTGCATCCCGATTATGGCTTCATCGAAGCCGAGATCGCCTATGCGATTGAGCGCGAAGCTGCGACATCCGCTTCCGACTTCATCTGTGGTCGCACGACCATCGCGCTGATCGACAAAAAGGCTGCCGCGCATGCCGCCCCGAGAGTTGTTGCTCTCATGGCAGAACGGCTGGGCTGGGATGAAACACGCACGGCAACCGAAAGACAGACTGTCATGAAACGTCTGGAGGTCGCTTTCTAG
- a CDS encoding aminotransferase class I/II-fold pyridoxal phosphate-dependent enzyme — protein MSKQQFDREAILNLSRSMAKGAPTKPAAHRGTHHAKIDRSKTDFATMDLYQQITIQRQMAEKLQTRDPYFVLHESRAGATTIVDGKELINFASYDYLGLNGLDEVHQAAKDAIDQFGTSVSGSRPTSGERPFHRTLEQQLADLYQSEAALIFVSGHATNVSTIGELLGPTDLVLFDAYSHNSVTTGCKLSGATRRAFKHNDFDDLERILEETRNAHDRVMIVVEGLYSMDGDMPDLARLVELKDRFGAWLMVDEAHSLGVLGATGKGLFEQQGVDPQKIDIWMGTMSKTMSGCGGYICGNEPLIDILKFFASGFMYSVGLSAPLSVAGSKSLEIMQREPWRVEKLQSNGRYFLKAAQAAGLDTGLSAGFCVVPVIVGDSLRAVKLSNNLMDRGIYAFPITYPAVPMNSARLRFFISATHSEEQLQQAVDITAEELRKLEDANFSIASALSNLNAD, from the coding sequence CAGATTTTGCGACCATGGACCTCTATCAGCAAATCACCATTCAGCGCCAGATGGCCGAGAAATTGCAGACCAGAGATCCCTATTTCGTCCTGCATGAAAGCCGCGCCGGGGCCACGACCATCGTCGATGGCAAGGAACTGATCAACTTCGCCTCCTATGACTATCTCGGTCTGAATGGGCTCGATGAGGTGCATCAGGCCGCCAAGGATGCCATCGACCAGTTTGGCACCTCGGTTTCCGGCTCCCGCCCGACCTCTGGCGAACGCCCCTTTCATCGCACTCTGGAACAACAGCTTGCCGATCTCTATCAGAGCGAAGCGGCGCTGATCTTCGTCTCGGGACACGCAACCAATGTCTCGACCATCGGTGAATTGCTCGGCCCGACGGATCTGGTCCTGTTTGATGCCTATAGCCACAATTCGGTGACCACCGGCTGCAAATTGTCCGGCGCAACGAGACGGGCTTTCAAGCATAATGATTTCGATGATCTGGAACGCATTCTGGAAGAAACCCGCAATGCCCATGATCGCGTCATGATCGTGGTCGAGGGCCTCTATTCCATGGATGGCGACATGCCGGATCTGGCCCGCCTTGTCGAGCTCAAGGATCGATTCGGCGCCTGGTTGATGGTCGATGAGGCCCATTCCCTCGGCGTTCTGGGGGCCACCGGCAAGGGCCTGTTCGAACAGCAGGGCGTTGATCCCCAAAAGATCGACATCTGGATGGGCACCATGAGCAAGACCATGAGCGGCTGTGGCGGTTATATCTGCGGCAATGAGCCCCTGATCGACATTCTCAAATTCTTTGCCTCCGGCTTCATGTATAGCGTCGGCCTTTCCGCCCCCCTGTCCGTGGCAGGCTCCAAGTCGCTTGAAATCATGCAGCGTGAGCCATGGCGCGTTGAAAAGCTCCAGTCCAACGGGCGCTATTTTCTCAAGGCGGCTCAGGCTGCCGGCCTTGATACGGGCCTGAGTGCCGGTTTCTGTGTCGTTCCGGTCATCGTCGGCGACAGTCTGCGGGCAGTCAAACTGAGCAACAATCTCATGGACCGGGGCATTTATGCTTTCCCGATCACCTACCCCGCCGTCCCCATGAACAGCGCCCGCCTGCGCTTTTTCATCAGCGCCACTCACAGTGAAGAACAGTTGCAACAGGCCGTGGACATTACCGCAGAAGAGCTGCGCAAGCTCGAAGACGCGAATTTTTCCATCGCCTCTGCCCTAAGCAACCTGAACGCCGACTAA
- a CDS encoding MIP/aquaporin family protein translates to MHNFIGEMIGTMLLIIFGAGVCANASLEKSFGKGGGWIVIAFGWGFAVAMAVYVTGKFTGAHINPAVTIGLAAVGAFPWSQVPEYIAGQMVGAFLGAAIIVLMYGPHWAATEDKGTKLGVFSTGPAIKSPVANFVSEFIGTAVLLFCLQGIGANQFADGVNPLIVGFLIVAIGLSLGGTTGYAINPARDLGPRIAHALLPIPGKGSSNWGYAWIPVAGPICGGIAGAMLYRLFFG, encoded by the coding sequence TTGCATAATTTTATTGGTGAGATGATCGGCACGATGCTGCTGATCATATTCGGGGCTGGAGTTTGCGCCAACGCGTCTCTGGAAAAATCCTTTGGCAAGGGTGGTGGCTGGATTGTCATCGCCTTCGGTTGGGGCTTTGCTGTCGCCATGGCCGTCTATGTGACCGGTAAATTCACCGGTGCCCATATCAATCCGGCGGTAACCATTGGCCTTGCAGCCGTAGGTGCCTTTCCATGGTCACAAGTACCTGAATATATTGCAGGTCAGATGGTCGGCGCCTTCCTTGGAGCAGCCATAATCGTGCTGATGTATGGGCCGCACTGGGCCGCAACCGAAGACAAGGGCACCAAGCTTGGTGTCTTCTCGACCGGTCCTGCGATCAAAAGCCCAGTTGCGAACTTCGTGAGCGAGTTTATTGGTACAGCTGTGTTGCTTTTCTGCCTGCAGGGCATTGGCGCAAACCAGTTTGCTGATGGGGTCAATCCGCTGATCGTCGGCTTCCTGATCGTGGCAATCGGCCTGTCTCTGGGTGGCACCACGGGCTATGCCATCAACCCGGCCCGCGATTTGGGGCCACGCATCGCCCATGCCCTTTTGCCAATTCCCGGCAAGGGCTCAAGCAACTGGGGCTATGCATGGATCCCCGTAGCGGGCCCGATCTGTGGCGGT
- a CDS encoding DeoR family transcriptional regulator has translation MGTGGNAIMTKKALNQRQEKIVEIARSEGFVGIEKLAALFDITPQTIRRDIMLLCEQGILRRYHGGASLISNTRNVDYTERREVMKEEKARIGRMVAAHIPDGASLFLNIGTTTEAVADALLDHKNLNVVTNNINVAAKLSQRESFDVSIAPGHVRPRDLAVIGEATIDFIKQFKVDFGVIGISGIDEDGTLLDFDYREVRVAQTIIENSRTTFLATDHTKFGRRAMVKLGNITDLDGLFLDRMPPAPFDELIHSSSVTAHLVDEDDIF, from the coding sequence ATGGGAACGGGCGGAAATGCCATCATGACCAAGAAGGCGCTAAATCAAAGGCAAGAAAAAATCGTCGAAATAGCCCGGTCAGAAGGTTTCGTCGGCATCGAGAAGCTGGCCGCTCTGTTTGACATAACGCCACAGACGATCCGCCGCGACATCATGCTGTTATGTGAGCAGGGAATCCTGAGGCGCTATCATGGCGGCGCCAGCCTCATATCCAACACGCGCAATGTTGACTATACCGAACGCCGCGAAGTCATGAAGGAAGAAAAGGCCAGAATTGGTCGCATGGTTGCCGCCCATATTCCCGATGGCGCCTCTCTTTTCCTCAATATCGGCACCACCACAGAGGCGGTGGCCGACGCCCTTCTCGATCACAAGAATCTCAATGTGGTGACCAACAATATCAATGTCGCAGCCAAGCTGAGTCAGCGCGAAAGTTTTGATGTCTCCATCGCTCCGGGCCATGTCCGCCCCAGAGATCTGGCCGTCATCGGAGAAGCCACCATCGATTTCATCAAGCAGTTCAAGGTCGACTTCGGCGTCATTGGCATATCCGGCATTGACGAGGATGGCACCCTGCTGGATTTCGACTATCGCGAAGTGCGCGTGGCGCAAACGATCATAGAAAATTCACGCACAACCTTTCTGGCCACCGATCACACCAAGTTCGGCCGCCGGGCGATGGTCAAGCTGGGCAATATCACTGATCTGGACGGCCTTTTTCTGGACCGTATGCCGCCTGCCCCCTTTGATGAACTGATCCATTCATCGAGCGTTACAGCGCACCTTGTCGATGAAGACGACATCTTCTGA
- a CDS encoding capsular biosynthesis protein, translated as MFLFLQGHPSFFARNVANQLEKSGHTALRINFCVGDAILWRGRKAFNYRLPFSRWEKYLRAFIAKHGVTDIIYYADRKPYHQIAAKVADDLKLPTYAYEFGYLRPDWITLERGGMSAFSHFPTDPAKITEIASQQPEPDLQQKYPYTKPREIVFEVSYNLLSYFLWFFYPFYKADRYYNPLVEYISGIPGLFLEKRRNIAARKLVTRLGRRRHPFFIFSLQLQSDYQLRSNAPFSHQKKAIEMALKSFARTSESNTDLIFKAHPLDNGLEHWGPFIRKKARELGIAHRVHFIVGGNLTFMLKHAKGCVMINSTVGLHSIRSGCPVKVLGHAVYDIEGLTHQGNLDSFWTHPKLPDPAFVEDFVKAVASTIQVKGNFFTTKGNRAAVPAFANRLIEKKVNAFGAFEPMPPRLTTLVANEPPLYAPKPVTVEVEPVETKEIISDSLPVFGNTAVIKS; from the coding sequence GTGTTTCTCTTTCTCCAGGGTCACCCTTCCTTTTTCGCGCGCAACGTTGCCAACCAGCTTGAGAAAAGCGGGCATACGGCACTGAGAATCAATTTTTGCGTTGGCGATGCAATTCTCTGGCGTGGCAGGAAGGCCTTCAATTATCGACTGCCCTTCTCCAGATGGGAGAAATATCTGCGCGCCTTCATCGCAAAGCATGGCGTAACGGATATCATCTATTACGCGGACAGAAAGCCCTATCACCAGATAGCGGCAAAGGTTGCAGACGATCTAAAACTGCCCACCTATGCTTATGAATTCGGCTATCTTCGCCCGGACTGGATCACTCTGGAAAGAGGCGGCATGTCTGCCTTTTCGCACTTTCCGACCGACCCCGCCAAGATTACGGAAATTGCCAGCCAGCAGCCGGAACCGGATCTGCAACAAAAATATCCCTATACCAAACCCAGAGAAATTGTCTTTGAAGTCAGCTACAATCTCCTGAGCTATTTCCTCTGGTTCTTCTATCCCTTCTACAAGGCGGATCGCTATTACAATCCGCTCGTGGAATATATCTCCGGTATCCCGGGCCTCTTTCTTGAAAAGAGAAGAAATATCGCAGCCAGAAAGCTGGTGACCCGTCTCGGGCGCAGGCGGCATCCATTCTTCATTTTCTCGCTGCAACTGCAAAGCGACTATCAACTCAGGTCCAACGCGCCCTTCTCTCATCAGAAAAAGGCCATTGAAATGGCCTTGAAGTCCTTCGCCCGCACTTCGGAATCAAACACCGATCTGATTTTCAAAGCCCATCCGCTGGACAATGGCTTGGAGCATTGGGGACCTTTCATCCGCAAGAAGGCAAGAGAGCTGGGCATCGCCCACCGCGTGCATTTCATCGTTGGTGGCAACCTGACCTTCATGCTCAAGCATGCCAAGGGCTGCGTGATGATCAACAGCACCGTCGGTCTGCATTCGATCCGCTCAGGCTGCCCCGTCAAAGTGCTCGGTCATGCCGTCTATGACATTGAAGGCCTGACCCATCAGGGCAATCTTGACAGTTTCTGGACCCATCCGAAATTGCCAGACCCGGCCTTTGTTGAGGATTTCGTAAAAGCCGTCGCCAGCACCATTCAGGTGAAGGGAAACTTCTTTACCACCAAGGGCAATCGAGCCGCTGTTCCGGCTTTTGCCAATCGGCTGATAGAGAAGAAAGTGAATGCCTTTGGCGCGTTTGAACCGATGCCGCCAAGGCTGACCACACTGGTGGCCAACGAGCCGCCGCTCTATGCTCCCAAACCGGTCACCGTGGAAGTTGAGCCTGTCGAGACAAAGGAAATCATCTCCGACAGCCTGCCGGTCTTTGGCAATACTGCCGTCATCAAATCCTGA
- a CDS encoding glycosyltransferase family 2 protein, with product MSNSPSLPISVFIITLNEEDRIEMAISSVIDWVDEVIVIDSGSTDRTVELAEGCGAKVVFNPWPGYGLQKRHGEDLCRNDWLLNIDADEVVSQELRDEITGIFAKGPQSDIYKIEILDVFAHEKHPKSWAYGYWQYRLYHRSKGRFSESTVHDTVRPYPDAKIATLQKKMEHHSIRSIQWSVEKMNRYSDMQRDDMITRGRHISPWRLVFEFPVSFLKSYLLRQGFRYGFWGIVIAHNYAYSRFLRVAKLYEYELLQRAQK from the coding sequence ATGAGCAACAGCCCCTCTCTGCCGATTTCCGTCTTCATCATTACGCTGAATGAAGAAGATCGTATTGAAATGGCCATTTCAAGCGTTATCGACTGGGTCGATGAAGTCATCGTCATTGACTCAGGATCGACGGATCGCACCGTTGAACTGGCTGAGGGCTGCGGCGCAAAAGTGGTGTTCAATCCATGGCCCGGTTACGGCCTGCAAAAGCGCCATGGTGAAGATCTCTGCCGCAATGACTGGCTTCTCAATATTGACGCCGACGAAGTGGTCTCTCAGGAGCTGCGCGACGAGATCACGGGTATTTTCGCCAAAGGCCCGCAAAGCGATATCTACAAGATTGAGATTCTCGATGTCTTTGCCCATGAAAAGCACCCCAAAAGCTGGGCCTATGGCTATTGGCAATATCGCCTCTATCATCGATCAAAGGGGCGCTTTTCGGAATCGACCGTCCACGACACCGTCCGCCCCTATCCCGACGCCAAAATCGCCACACTGCAAAAGAAAATGGAGCATCATTCCATCCGATCCATTCAATGGTCGGTGGAGAAGATGAACCGTTATTCCGACATGCAGCGGGATGACATGATCACGCGCGGCCGCCATATCAGCCCTTGGCGTCTGGTCTTTGAATTTCCGGTATCATTCCTGAAAAGTTACCTGTTGCGACAGGGATTCCGCTATGGCTTCTGGGGCATCGTGATCGCCCACAATTATGCCTATTCCCGCTTTCTGCGCGTGGCCAAGCTCTATGAATATGAGCTTTTGCAGCGCGCGCAAAAATAG
- a CDS encoding polysaccharide biosynthesis/export family protein has translation MLRIFLALFVSASLSACMFTPREGPLSTEIEKQSTQNDYLVVDVDSTIVDGLSRFNPVGLHTQFTATSQRLPVSTVGTGDVLSVTVFEADQGGLFSGAGGNKAEFPHVVVDNKGEISLPYSGTIKVKGKTPLQIQNLVVESLEGKAIQPQAMVNVVRNENNVVTMSGDVTKPGLYPLSNKGIRLLDVVAQAGGTKFPARETYIILMRGSRQGVQLLETVMDQPDENIYVSRGDRIYLSHDPQRYTVLGAVQKPSVYTFNSSTVSVLEAIAAAGGLNDNRADATGVFVFRYEEPKVLDTMNIHYTRQVRGKVPTIYRINMKHAQSYFYAQSFHLQDKDSVFVSNARSVEIGKLLQLMNMATSSVRNIAVTGKNLEIYD, from the coding sequence ATGCTTAGAATATTTCTCGCTCTGTTCGTTTCAGCCTCCTTGTCGGCCTGCATGTTTACGCCTAGAGAAGGCCCCCTCTCGACAGAGATCGAGAAGCAAAGCACCCAGAATGACTATCTCGTTGTCGATGTTGATTCGACGATTGTTGACGGCCTCTCCCGTTTCAACCCTGTTGGATTGCATACCCAGTTCACTGCCACCAGCCAGCGCCTGCCGGTTTCAACTGTCGGCACAGGCGACGTTCTCTCGGTTACCGTATTTGAAGCCGATCAGGGCGGTCTCTTCTCTGGCGCAGGTGGAAACAAGGCGGAATTTCCTCATGTTGTCGTCGACAACAAGGGCGAGATCTCACTTCCCTATTCAGGCACCATCAAAGTCAAGGGCAAGACACCGCTGCAAATCCAGAATCTCGTAGTCGAGAGCCTGGAAGGCAAGGCGATCCAGCCGCAGGCCATGGTCAATGTTGTTCGCAACGAGAATAACGTCGTCACCATGAGCGGCGATGTCACGAAGCCGGGCCTTTACCCCCTTTCCAACAAGGGCATTCGTCTGCTTGATGTTGTGGCTCAGGCCGGTGGCACGAAATTTCCTGCGCGCGAAACCTATATCATCTTGATGCGCGGCTCTCGTCAGGGCGTTCAATTGCTCGAAACCGTGATGGATCAGCCGGACGAAAATATCTACGTATCCAGAGGCGACCGGATTTACCTGTCCCACGATCCGCAACGCTACACCGTTTTGGGCGCCGTTCAGAAGCCTTCGGTCTATACCTTCAACTCTTCTACGGTCTCCGTATTGGAAGCCATTGCGGCTGCTGGTGGTCTCAACGATAACCGGGCAGACGCCACAGGCGTATTCGTGTTCCGTTATGAGGAGCCGAAGGTCCTTGATACGATGAATATTCATTACACCCGGCAGGTGCGCGGCAAGGTTCCAACTATTTATCGTATTAACATGAAGCATGCGCAGTCCTATTTTTATGCGCAGTCATTCCATCTGCAGGACAAGGACTCGGTTTTCGTTTCGAACGCACGCTCGGTTGAAATCGGAAAACTGCTGCAGCTGATGAATATGGCAACCTCTTCCGTAAGGAATATCGCCGTTACCGGCAAGAATCTCGAGATATATGACTAA